The Sphingobium sp. BYY-5 genome includes a window with the following:
- a CDS encoding GntR family transcriptional regulator, whose protein sequence is MDQAAADRQKRDGKRNVVANAAEALRGRIFARPAGEQIGSLTTLARELGVGIVTVQQAARILEHEGILEVRRGPGGGYYGRRPGLADLERMLSAYLYSEPGSWREVLDITSLLFNQLCATAARCDDLAIHAELRQLRAEIASCEDASALGGLETSLQDILFRMVSQPLFELLTRVALGTARRSEGDAMLHGAFDLGQWKVGRLKIIDAILHRDPALARFEADRQNRQIVAAFCGLNDDPA, encoded by the coding sequence ATGGATCAAGCGGCGGCAGACCGTCAGAAACGCGACGGCAAGCGCAATGTGGTTGCCAATGCAGCCGAAGCGCTGCGGGGACGGATTTTTGCGCGGCCCGCCGGGGAGCAGATCGGTTCGTTGACGACCCTGGCGCGCGAACTGGGTGTCGGTATCGTGACGGTTCAGCAAGCCGCGCGTATTCTGGAGCATGAGGGCATATTGGAAGTCCGGCGTGGGCCTGGCGGTGGCTATTATGGCCGGCGGCCGGGACTGGCGGACCTGGAGCGCATGTTGAGCGCCTATCTGTATAGCGAACCGGGTTCCTGGCGCGAGGTGCTCGACATCACATCACTCCTCTTCAATCAGCTCTGTGCCACCGCCGCGCGATGCGACGACCTCGCTATTCATGCCGAATTGCGTCAACTTCGGGCTGAGATTGCGTCTTGCGAGGATGCGTCCGCTCTGGGTGGGTTGGAGACCAGCTTGCAGGACATTCTGTTCCGCATGGTAAGCCAGCCCTTGTTCGAACTGCTCACGCGCGTCGCCCTTGGTACGGCCCGTCGTTCGGAAGGCGACGCCATGTTGCATGGCGCCTTTGATCTGGGACAATGGAAGGTTGGGCGCCTTAAAATTATCGATGCCATCCTGCATCGCGATCCGGCGCTCGCTCGGTTCGAGGCCGACCGGCAAAATCGTCAGATTGTTGCCGCCTTCTGCGGACTGAATGACGATCCCGCCTAG
- a CDS encoding aldehyde dehydrogenase family protein, which produces MAFTEPSTDALPRHPIIIDGKREEQGSGLVYPHVYPGTGKVTRELRMASAGDVDRSVAAARKAFPAWRAMPGDKRRDLMFRIAALLEAKSGEFAPSLISENGSVAMTAPYMGYDAAQKFRYFGGWCDKIHGRTIPMWGTPAHDYVSYEPYGVVGIIVPWNGPLFAATMVLAPALAAGNCIILKSPDLAPYSAMKLVEILHEAGLPDGVVNLVTGGADVGEAMVAHPGIDKIEFIGSGATAKKVLTSAAQSLKPVGLELGGKSAVIIFDDADLMLAAKKGLTGAISSNGQGCVNGTRLLVQRGVYDRYLQLIAAMAAQVKSGDPFDPSTILGPVISQGALDRISGMIDRGVTDGGRIVAGGARLDGAFAQGFFLPVTILADISNNCEIAQTEVFGPVLTVTPFDDEEEAITLANGTDYGLGAYVHTQNLRRAHHLAGTLQAGMIHVNGAGEAMQPNCPFGGFKKSGHGRLGGVEGLHEFLQPKNIWMSMAPPEGGQ; this is translated from the coding sequence ATGGCGTTCACAGAACCATCAACCGACGCGCTGCCGCGTCATCCGATCATCATTGATGGCAAGCGCGAGGAGCAGGGAAGCGGCCTGGTCTACCCGCATGTCTATCCCGGCACCGGCAAGGTTACCCGCGAACTGCGCATGGCAAGTGCCGGCGACGTCGATCGCTCGGTTGCGGCAGCGCGGAAGGCTTTCCCCGCATGGCGGGCCATGCCCGGCGACAAGCGGCGTGACCTCATGTTCCGCATCGCCGCGTTGCTTGAGGCGAAATCGGGGGAGTTCGCACCCAGCCTCATCTCGGAAAACGGTTCGGTCGCCATGACGGCGCCTTATATGGGATATGATGCCGCACAGAAATTTCGCTATTTCGGCGGCTGGTGCGACAAGATCCACGGACGCACAATCCCCATGTGGGGCACGCCTGCCCATGACTATGTGTCTTACGAGCCCTATGGCGTGGTCGGTATCATTGTGCCCTGGAACGGTCCCCTCTTTGCCGCGACCATGGTTCTCGCCCCGGCGCTCGCAGCCGGCAATTGCATCATTCTGAAATCACCGGACCTTGCCCCCTACAGCGCCATGAAGCTTGTGGAGATCCTGCATGAGGCCGGGCTTCCCGACGGCGTCGTCAATCTTGTCACCGGCGGCGCGGACGTGGGCGAGGCGATGGTGGCGCATCCTGGAATCGACAAGATCGAGTTTATCGGCTCGGGCGCTACCGCAAAGAAGGTGCTGACCAGTGCGGCGCAATCGCTCAAGCCGGTGGGACTCGAACTCGGCGGCAAATCGGCCGTCATCATATTTGACGATGCAGATCTGATGCTGGCAGCGAAGAAGGGCCTGACCGGCGCAATCTCCTCCAATGGGCAGGGCTGTGTGAATGGCACGCGCCTGCTCGTACAGCGCGGGGTCTATGATCGCTATCTCCAGTTGATCGCGGCCATGGCCGCCCAGGTGAAATCCGGCGATCCTTTTGATCCCTCCACAATATTGGGGCCGGTCATCAGCCAGGGCGCGCTCGATCGCATCAGCGGCATGATCGATCGCGGCGTGACAGACGGCGGCAGGATCGTGGCGGGTGGCGCGCGTCTGGACGGGGCGTTTGCTCAGGGCTTCTTCCTGCCAGTGACCATCCTGGCGGACATTTCCAATAATTGCGAGATCGCCCAGACAGAGGTGTTCGGCCCGGTGCTGACCGTCACGCCGTTTGACGATGAGGAAGAGGCGATCACGCTGGCGAACGGCACCGACTATGGCCTGGGCGCCTATGTCCATACTCAGAATCTGCGTCGCGCCCACCATTTGGCGGGCACGCTGCAAGCAGGCATGATCCATGTGAACGGAGCGGGCGAAGCGATGCAGCCCAACTGCCCGTTCGGGGGGTTCAAGAAGAGCGGCCATGGCCGCCTGGGCGGGGTGGAGGGTCTGCACGAATTCCTCCAACCCAAGAATATCTGGATGAGCATGGCGCCGCCGGAGGGCGGACAATGA
- a CDS encoding carboxymuconolactone decarboxylase family protein produces the protein MSLLDPRLRTERGRALQTELTGQPPAEPETLLQQSWRDFIYAEIWSRPGLDQRARFLISIASAAGSNGPRDALDAYVRGALTTKALTLSELREAALHVAVYSGWDRGGDLDAAITRVAKTLGIASVSLPPIRSAPWDPRHRMEEGFAEFNAVMTFDGPRVGNGLPYLQDGILNFVFGEMWCRDGLDQRARRFLTLVGVADSAAVVPIGSHFHAAMASGNCTAAELHEFVLQYAVHAGWPKASVIQGVVFEMAGKIEKGLPWNG, from the coding sequence ATGAGCCTGCTCGACCCACGCCTGCGCACCGAACGGGGGCGTGCGCTCCAGACCGAGTTGACGGGTCAGCCCCCTGCCGAACCGGAAACGCTGCTCCAGCAAAGTTGGCGCGACTTCATCTATGCCGAAATCTGGTCGCGGCCCGGGCTGGATCAGCGAGCGCGCTTCCTTATCTCGATCGCATCGGCCGCCGGCAGCAATGGTCCGCGCGATGCACTCGACGCCTATGTCCGTGGAGCGCTTACCACCAAGGCGCTGACGCTGTCCGAACTGCGGGAGGCGGCGCTGCACGTCGCCGTTTATTCGGGCTGGGACCGGGGCGGCGATCTCGACGCAGCGATCACGCGCGTCGCAAAGACATTGGGGATCGCATCGGTCAGCCTTCCCCCGATCCGCAGCGCGCCCTGGGACCCCCGGCACCGGATGGAGGAAGGGTTCGCCGAGTTCAACGCCGTCATGACATTCGATGGCCCGCGTGTCGGCAACGGCCTGCCCTATCTGCAGGATGGAATTCTGAACTTCGTGTTCGGCGAAATGTGGTGCCGTGATGGGCTGGATCAGCGCGCACGCCGCTTCCTGACTTTGGTGGGGGTAGCGGATTCCGCCGCGGTGGTGCCGATCGGCAGCCATTTCCATGCCGCCATGGCGAGCGGAAACTGCACAGCTGCGGAACTGCATGAATTCGTGCTGCAATATGCCGTCCATGCGGGATGGCCAAAGGCATCGGTAATCCAGGGCGTCGTTTTCGAAATGGCCGGCAAGATCGAAAAAGGCCTGCCCTGGAACGGGTAA
- a CDS encoding SDR family oxidoreductase: MMNIRIDMTDKVAIVTGAASGLGQATALKLAEAGAKLCLADVNGEGLAETQRLLAANDGTSITHVADLSDPAACRALVAATVTHFGRLDALCNVAGLIYLANSPEMPEELWHRTLAVNLTAPFLLSQAAIPHLLDTHGAIVNVASSAAFIGEAYAAAYCASKAGLVNMTKAMAMEFQKKPIRINAIAPGGMITNIVTNFRPPEGCDVELLKRFSGMRGTVEVDDVADMVVMLASPAGRGFHGNCLSIDAGITAG; encoded by the coding sequence ATGATGAATATCCGCATCGATATGACGGACAAAGTCGCCATAGTGACCGGGGCGGCTTCGGGCCTTGGCCAGGCAACCGCGCTAAAACTTGCCGAGGCAGGCGCGAAACTCTGCCTCGCCGATGTCAATGGTGAGGGGCTGGCGGAAACCCAGCGACTGCTCGCCGCCAACGACGGCACAAGCATTACGCATGTTGCGGACCTTTCCGATCCGGCCGCTTGCAGAGCATTGGTCGCAGCTACCGTAACGCATTTTGGGCGGCTTGATGCGCTGTGCAACGTGGCGGGTCTTATCTACCTCGCCAACTCGCCCGAAATGCCGGAAGAATTGTGGCATCGGACCCTTGCGGTCAATCTGACGGCGCCCTTCCTCCTTTCGCAGGCGGCAATCCCGCACCTGCTCGATACGCATGGCGCAATCGTGAATGTCGCGTCATCGGCCGCCTTTATCGGCGAAGCCTATGCCGCCGCTTACTGCGCCTCCAAGGCGGGGCTTGTGAACATGACCAAAGCGATGGCGATGGAGTTCCAGAAGAAGCCGATCCGTATCAACGCCATCGCACCCGGCGGCATGATAACCAACATCGTCACGAACTTCCGCCCTCCGGAAGGTTGCGATGTCGAATTGCTCAAACGATTTTCGGGTATGCGCGGCACGGTAGAGGTCGATGACGTCGCCGATATGGTTGTCATGCTGGCATCCCCCGCCGGGCGGGGCTTCCACGGCAACTGCCTGTCCATCGACGCCGGCATCACGGCAGGATGA
- a CDS encoding NAD(P)-dependent oxidoreductase: protein MSVMEKIGFIGIGSQGGPMAERIAAAGYPLTLWARRADALAPFLAKGAKGAAHIADLGAVCDHVGICVVDDAGVAAIVDDLLPAMKPGSRIVVHSTILPDHCVALAQRCAERGVGFIDAPVSGGGAGAAAGTLTVMCGGALALFDAAKPVFETFGGLIVHMGDVGAGQRAKIVNNALMAANMGLAHAAMDVGAALGLDGAALRDLVKASSGRSFGFEVYARLPTPQAFSHGAPLLMKDVNLLKATLPGNAGAEALSSAADPFLSAASGI from the coding sequence ATGAGCGTGATGGAAAAGATCGGCTTCATCGGCATCGGCAGTCAAGGCGGCCCCATGGCCGAGCGGATCGCCGCTGCTGGCTATCCACTCACCCTTTGGGCGCGGCGGGCCGATGCATTGGCGCCCTTTCTAGCGAAAGGCGCGAAAGGCGCAGCGCATATCGCGGACCTTGGGGCAGTCTGCGATCATGTCGGCATCTGCGTGGTCGATGATGCGGGCGTTGCCGCGATCGTTGACGATCTCCTCCCGGCAATGAAGCCCGGCAGCCGGATCGTCGTCCACTCCACGATCCTGCCCGACCATTGCGTCGCCCTGGCGCAGCGTTGCGCCGAAAGGGGGGTCGGCTTCATCGATGCACCGGTGAGCGGGGGTGGAGCAGGCGCCGCAGCCGGGACGCTCACCGTCATGTGCGGCGGCGCGCTCGCCCTGTTTGACGCGGCGAAACCCGTTTTCGAGACATTCGGCGGTCTGATCGTGCACATGGGCGACGTCGGTGCGGGACAAAGAGCCAAGATCGTCAATAACGCCCTGATGGCGGCGAATATGGGGCTGGCCCATGCGGCGATGGATGTGGGGGCCGCGCTGGGGCTGGATGGCGCGGCGCTGCGCGACCTCGTGAAAGCCAGTAGCGGGCGCAGCTTCGGCTTTGAAGTCTATGCGCGCCTACCCACGCCCCAGGCCTTCTCGCACGGCGCGCCGCTCCTGATGAAGGACGTAAATCTTCTCAAGGCAACCCTCCCCGGCAATGCCGGCGCCGAAGCTCTCAGCTCGGCTGCCGATCCCTTTCTTTCCGCCGCGAGCGGCATCTGA
- a CDS encoding SDR family oxidoreductase, whose product MSFTLDQFRLDGKVAIVTGAGGRGNSIGRAYAIGLAAAGAAVIVADLNGDGARAVADEIAAAGGTALAVQVDVADEASTLAMGAAAREAFGGVDILINNAALMVDVSYDNCETVSLDAWNRAFAVNLNGALLCARAVIPSMRKRGGGRIVNQTSGGAFPASGLYGISKLALVGLTTTLAKQFGKDNITCNAIAPGNVTSDAGKMLVPDDSPFIKFLQMTCALRARGEPDELVGTALLLCSEAGRWITGQTIHVDGGWVLRP is encoded by the coding sequence ATGAGCTTCACTCTCGACCAGTTCCGCCTTGATGGCAAAGTGGCCATCGTTACCGGTGCCGGCGGGCGCGGCAATTCAATCGGACGCGCCTATGCGATCGGGCTGGCTGCGGCTGGAGCAGCGGTCATCGTGGCCGATCTCAACGGCGATGGTGCGCGGGCCGTTGCAGACGAAATCGCGGCAGCGGGAGGGACGGCGCTGGCCGTGCAGGTCGATGTCGCGGACGAAGCGTCAACGCTCGCCATGGGGGCAGCCGCCCGGGAAGCGTTCGGCGGTGTCGACATCCTTATCAACAATGCAGCGCTGATGGTCGATGTCAGCTACGACAATTGCGAGACGGTCAGCCTCGACGCCTGGAATCGCGCTTTCGCGGTCAATCTCAACGGGGCGCTGCTCTGTGCACGGGCCGTCATCCCCTCGATGCGCAAACGCGGCGGCGGCCGCATCGTCAATCAGACATCCGGCGGCGCGTTCCCGGCAAGTGGCCTCTATGGTATCTCGAAGCTGGCCCTGGTCGGCCTGACCACCACGCTCGCCAAGCAATTTGGCAAGGACAACATCACCTGTAATGCCATCGCACCGGGCAATGTGACGTCCGACGCCGGCAAGATGCTGGTTCCGGATGATTCGCCCTTCATCAAGTTCCTGCAGATGACGTGCGCCCTGCGCGCGCGCGGTGAACCTGATGAACTGGTCGGCACCGCACTTCTGCTCTGTTCCGAAGCAGGGCGGTGGATCACCGGCCAGACCATTCATGTCGATGGTGGATGGGTGCTCCGTCCCTGA
- a CDS encoding TetR/AcrR family transcriptional regulator, which yields MGTKADEAAVEKMAKASSARPRASATAKLLSHNLNGQRLGRKGRDTRDRILAATNDLLAGPPDIEISLSAVARQASLGMTSLYNYFNDLTELLVAVLEPVMATAEDEYISLLRSRWDDAVLGERTLAFVTAYHGFWIKHSRLLHLRNRMADAQNERMMLHRVGAAQPVMRLLVEQMDGDLSQSQSPLFSMATALMTGLERVVTVTTDMALQHILHTPNPLGRTHLLKAEARLLELGIRDYRNLAA from the coding sequence TTGGGTACAAAGGCGGATGAAGCGGCGGTAGAGAAGATGGCCAAGGCGTCATCTGCTCGTCCGCGCGCATCGGCGACCGCGAAACTGCTCAGCCACAATCTCAACGGCCAGCGGCTGGGGCGCAAGGGGCGCGACACGCGCGACCGTATTCTCGCTGCCACCAATGACTTGCTTGCCGGTCCGCCTGATATCGAGATTTCGCTCAGCGCGGTGGCGCGGCAGGCTTCGCTGGGCATGACCTCGCTCTATAATTATTTCAATGATCTCACCGAATTGCTGGTCGCGGTGCTGGAGCCGGTGATGGCGACGGCCGAGGATGAGTATATCTCGTTGTTGCGCAGCCGTTGGGACGATGCGGTGCTGGGTGAACGGACGCTGGCATTCGTCACCGCCTATCATGGCTTCTGGATCAAGCATTCGCGCCTGCTCCACTTGCGAAATCGCATGGCCGACGCGCAGAATGAGCGGATGATGCTGCATCGCGTCGGGGCGGCCCAGCCGGTAATGCGGCTGCTGGTCGAGCAGATGGATGGTGATCTTAGCCAATCGCAATCACCGCTTTTCAGCATGGCGACCGCGCTGATGACCGGACTGGAGCGTGTCGTCACCGTGACGACCGACATGGCCCTGCAACATATCCTGCATACGCCCAACCCGCTGGGCCGAACTCACCTGCTCAAGGCGGAAGCACGGCTCCTGGAACTCGGCATTCGCGATTATAGAAACCTCGCTGCGTAA
- a CDS encoding aldehyde dehydrogenase family protein codes for MAILPDAKLYIDGVLRTAEDGRTFEVIGPWTGEPVGRAADASAADVDAAIAAARRAFDTTDWSTNVALRVALVTKLRALFEENRDRLSDLARHEAGAAIGAVGRAHVDMALEGWDDYLRLFPQIAWEKDFGARTGYGFETQRRAFYEPIGVVGAITPWNVPLYVNVGKVVAALLAGCTVILKPAPNTPGMGAIFGELAAAAGFPAGVLNVVFGSDPALAGEMLVTDPRVDLISFTGSTGVGKRIMEQGGASLKRIFLELGGKSAKIVLDDAPNFAMDVAQSMLVFHAGQGCAVHSRLLVPRSRYEEAKAVLKHAYGSFGDNWGDFDNPQHIMGPVVSKKQMERVLSYVQLGQEEGATLLAGGKARPDKGHGYFVEPTCFVDVTNDMRIAQEEIFGPVLVVIPYEDDEDAIRIANESAYGLSGGVASGDFDRAINVARRIRAGSVSVNGGMCIAGDLPFGGYKASGMGREWGLEGIEEFLETKLVAWRA; via the coding sequence ATGGCCATTCTCCCCGACGCCAAACTCTATATTGATGGCGTCCTGCGTACGGCTGAGGACGGCAGGACTTTCGAGGTGATCGGTCCGTGGACAGGGGAACCGGTCGGCCGCGCCGCCGACGCTTCGGCCGCAGATGTCGATGCGGCGATCGCAGCCGCTCGCCGGGCATTCGACACGACCGACTGGTCGACCAATGTCGCACTGCGCGTCGCGCTCGTCACGAAATTGCGGGCCTTGTTCGAGGAGAACAGGGATCGCCTGTCCGATCTGGCCCGCCATGAGGCCGGCGCCGCCATAGGGGCGGTCGGGCGCGCGCATGTCGACATGGCGCTGGAAGGCTGGGATGATTATCTGCGCCTCTTCCCCCAGATCGCATGGGAGAAGGATTTCGGCGCGCGCACCGGATATGGCTTCGAAACGCAACGCCGGGCCTTTTATGAGCCGATTGGCGTGGTGGGGGCGATCACGCCCTGGAACGTTCCGCTCTATGTCAATGTCGGGAAGGTGGTCGCCGCGCTGCTCGCCGGTTGCACCGTCATCCTGAAGCCCGCGCCCAACACGCCGGGCATGGGCGCGATCTTTGGTGAACTGGCGGCAGCGGCAGGCTTTCCCGCCGGCGTGCTCAACGTCGTTTTCGGCAGCGATCCGGCGCTTGCGGGTGAGATGCTGGTGACCGATCCCAGGGTGGACCTCATCTCCTTCACCGGCTCGACCGGAGTGGGTAAGCGCATCATGGAACAGGGGGGTGCCAGCCTGAAGCGCATTTTCCTGGAACTGGGCGGCAAGTCCGCCAAAATCGTCCTCGACGATGCGCCCAATTTCGCCATGGATGTGGCCCAGTCCATGCTCGTTTTCCATGCCGGTCAGGGCTGTGCCGTCCATTCGCGCCTGCTGGTGCCGCGCAGCCGCTATGAGGAAGCGAAGGCGGTGCTCAAACATGCCTATGGCAGTTTCGGGGATAATTGGGGCGATTTCGACAATCCGCAGCACATCATGGGACCGGTGGTGTCGAAGAAGCAGATGGAGCGTGTCCTTTCCTATGTTCAACTGGGGCAGGAGGAGGGGGCGACCCTCCTCGCGGGCGGCAAGGCGCGTCCCGACAAGGGCCATGGCTATTTCGTGGAACCGACCTGCTTTGTGGACGTCACCAACGACATGCGCATCGCGCAGGAGGAGATTTTCGGCCCTGTTCTGGTCGTAATCCCTTATGAGGATGACGAAGATGCGATCCGCATCGCCAATGAGAGCGCTTATGGCCTGTCCGGCGGCGTGGCTTCCGGGGATTTCGATCGCGCGATCAATGTCGCCCGCAGGATACGGGCGGGCTCGGTGAGCGTTAATGGCGGGATGTGCATCGCCGGGGACTTGCCTTTTGGCGGCTACAAGGCCAGTGGCATGGGCCGCGAATGGGGTCTGGAGGGAATCGAGGAGTTTCTCGAAACCAAGCTGGTGGCCTGGCGGGCATGA
- a CDS encoding SDR family oxidoreductase, with translation MGKTIVITGAGDGLGRALARRFAADGETVVLLGRTAAKVEAVAAELGASHLALACDIADPASVRAAFAKIAEVHPKIDVLINNASIYEPFTLAEVRDDQVVASLMTNVAGTIFCAREALPLLRGNGHIINVSSEAVAIKMAMLWLYAGGKAGMELMSDIWARELADDGVRVTVVQAGQMMDETKTGTSWPMDVAMRFMQDNAKIGLNPRERPISHYNSVTDAFRAVVDMPADLHIRHVALTADRRAQP, from the coding sequence ATGGGCAAGACGATCGTCATTACCGGTGCAGGCGATGGCTTGGGCCGTGCGCTCGCCCGGCGCTTCGCGGCGGACGGGGAGACGGTGGTTCTGCTTGGACGCACCGCCGCCAAGGTGGAGGCCGTGGCGGCGGAACTGGGTGCGTCACACCTGGCATTGGCCTGCGATATCGCCGATCCCGCATCGGTACGCGCGGCCTTTGCGAAGATTGCCGAGGTTCACCCTAAGATCGACGTCCTCATCAACAACGCCTCCATCTACGAACCCTTCACCTTGGCCGAGGTGCGGGACGATCAGGTCGTCGCCTCGTTGATGACCAATGTCGCCGGCACCATTTTCTGCGCGCGCGAAGCGCTGCCGCTGCTGCGGGGCAACGGCCACATCATCAATGTGAGCAGTGAGGCCGTGGCCATCAAGATGGCGATGCTGTGGCTCTATGCCGGGGGCAAGGCGGGGATGGAATTGATGTCTGACATCTGGGCGCGCGAACTGGCTGACGATGGCGTCCGCGTGACGGTCGTGCAGGCCGGGCAGATGATGGATGAGACCAAGACCGGGACGAGCTGGCCGATGGATGTCGCCATGCGCTTCATGCAGGACAATGCGAAGATCGGCCTCAATCCCCGCGAACGCCCCATCAGCCACTATAATTCCGTCACGGACGCCTTCCGCGCGGTCGTCGACATGCCGGCCGACCTCCATATTCGTCACGTCGCGCTCACTGCCGACCGTCGCGCCCAACCATAA